TGGACAGCCGAAAAAGAAGAGGCATTGTGGCAACTAATTGAAGATTCAGTATCAACCGTAGAAATAGCAGGCAAAGAATCAAAAGTGATTTCAATAGTCCCAAATGTGCGGGTGGGCATGAAGGACAGGGAATTAGTAAGACCAAGTATTCGTAAAAAAAGAACTTTTGTCAATTTCACATTTTTGCTGATTTTTTTGATGGCGGCCGGTTTGACATACCTTTTGATGACTTCCGATGCTTTCAAGCCTGTGGAAGAAATAGCTCAGTTGGAATGGGTAGAACACAAAGTTCCGAAAGGTCAGAAATCTGTTTTTATGTTGACTGATGGTACCCGGATTACCGCCAATGCTGAAACTGTATTGAGACACTTGAAAAATTTCGAAGGAGATAGAAGAGAAATTTATCTTGAAGGTGAAGCCTATTTTGAAGTTGCAAAAGACGAGCTTAACCCAGATTGCAGCTATCCGCCTGTAAGTAGCTGTAATTTGGGTATTTCTGTTTTTTTGAGTTCAAGTTTGTGTACTACGGATTTTCTTTTTGTAAACGGTTGGTATTTGGTCTGAAGGATGTCGTAGATTTCTTTTAGGTTTTTGTTTGGAACTGTACACTTGCGTGTGGTAATGACTTTATCATAGGTGTTTTTCCCTGAAGTAGTGATGGCCTTTTGTGTGTTTCCTATTCTCACTATTTCACCCCAGCAGCTTTTTATTCCCTTCTGCTTGAGCTGGTACCTCACTGTATTGACTATCCAATATGCAAGGATTCCCAGATGTAGATGTGCCATGGTGGCATCATCGTTTTTATGGTAAATCGGTCTAAGATCCAGATCGGTTTTTAGTGTACGGAAGGCATTCTCTATTTCCCTGATAGTGTTATAGATATTCCAGATGATGTACTCCTCCTGCACGTTCAGGTTTGTCCGTAAAAAATAGATGCCCAGATTATCAGCTTTTGCCTGCTCCCGTTCCGGGTTTTTCTTCCATGACATTGCTGTCGCCTGTTCTGTTTTAGGGTCACTTTCAACAGTGATCTCATAATAATACTGGACTGATGGATACTTTTCTTTGGCCCTCCCGATGCGCTGGTGGACTTTATCGGTTTTTTTCACTCCTCCCTTGCTGTTGAGGGCATGCTGTATTTTTTGCAGTTCCTGTTCAAACCTTTGTTCGAACTGTAGCTTCATGCCTTCCTCTTTCTTCTCTTTGGAAGGGCTTTTGACTTC
This Cecembia calidifontis DNA region includes the following protein-coding sequences:
- a CDS encoding FecR domain-containing protein; this encodes MSRSDYSIEDFVLDPEFRLWVLNPNNANRTLWEEFLLEHPHKQADIQKARVLVINMSRKVNPWTAEKEEALWQLIEDSVSTVEIAGKESKVISIVPNVRVGMKDRELVRPSIRKKRTFVNFTFLLIFLMAAGLTYLLMTSDAFKPVEEIAQLEWVEHKVPKGQKSVFMLTDGTRITANAETVLRHLKNFEGDRREIYLEGEAYFEVAKDELNPDCSYPPVSSCNLGISVFLSSSLCTTDFLFVNGWYLV